The Polaribacter sp. MED152 region TTTGGTTCTACTAAAAATGAATCTTCTCAAAAAATTAGAGAAGCTGTTTCTTATATTCATCGTAATTTTCCGAATGCAGTTGTAGATGGAGAAATTCAAGCAGATTTTGCATTGAATCCAGAAATGTTAGCCAAAGAGTTTCCTTTCTCTAAATTGAATGGTAAAAAAGTGAATGTACTTATATTTCCAAATTTAGAATCTGCAAACATTACCTACAAATTATTAAAAGAAATGCAAGGTGCAGAATCTATTGGACCTGTAATTTTAGGGCTAAGTAAAGCTGTGCATATTGTGCAATTAGGGGCAAGTGTAGATGAGATGGTTAATATGGCTGCTTTAGCTTGTGTTGATGCTCAGCAAAGAGAGAAAAAATAAAAACAGTACATTAGAGCCAAGAAATAGCCATGATTACACAAGTTAGAGGAAGATTAGTTGAAAAAAGTCCAACAGAAGTTGTAATAGACTGCAATGGAGTTGGGTATTTATTGCACATTTCTTTAAATACATTTTCGGGTTTACCTGAAGATGAAAATGTAGTTTTATACACCCATTTATCTATTAGAGATGATGCTCATACCTTGTTTGGTTTTATCAACAAAACAGAGAGAGAAGTTTTTAAATTATTAATATCTGTTTCTGGAGTTGGGCCAAGCATTGCAAGAACCATGTGTTCTTCTATGACCTCAGACGAAATACAGCAAGCAATTGCATCAGAAAATGTGGCAGTAATTCAGTCTGTAAAAGGCATAGGAGCTAAAACTGCACAAAGAGTAATTGTAGATCTAAAAGATAAGATTTTAAAAACCTTTAATATTGATGAAGTTTCTGTTTCTGCAAGCAATACAAACAAAGATGAAGCGTTATCTGCTTTAGAAGTTTTAGGTTTTAATAGAAAACAATCTGACAAAGTTGTAAATACAGTTCTAAAAGCAAACCCTGATGCTTCTGTAGAAAACATTATAAAACTCGCTTTAAAAAATTTATAATCAATTGACTAGGGTATTAAAACACATAATTTTATTAGTCCTATTTACTTTTACAGTAAGTTTCTCTTTACAGGCACAAACCAAAACTACTAAAGATTCTTTAGCTGTTAAAAAAGACACTTTAAACTTAAAATACGATTTTAAATACACCCAAAAAGGTGGTCTTTTTCTAGATGATTTGGCTAAGAAAGAAGTCATTTTTGATAAAGAACTCAACAAATACGTAATTCTAGAAAAAATTGGAGATTATTACACCAAAACTCCAATTTATTTAACACAAAGAGAATACCAAGAATACCGTCTTAAAAGAGACATGTTGCAATACTTTAAAGACAAAGTAAGTGCTACAAATAGCAAGAAAAAAGGAAGTGCAGCCGCTCAAAAAGATTTATTACCAAGTTATTATGTAAACTCTAAATTCTTTGAAACTGTTTTTGGTGGCAACAAAATAGAATTTACACCAACAGGAAATCTAAACCTTAAACTTGGCTTCATTTATCAAAATACAGAAAACCCACAAATTTCTGAAGAAAACAGAAGTAGTTTTACCTTTGATTTCGATCAGCAAATTAATGCTAGTATTCGCGCAAAAGTTGGTGAACGTCTCGAATTTACTGCAAACTACGATACACAAGCAAGTTTTGATTTTCAAAATTTAGTAAAAGTAGATTACACACCTACAGAAGATGATATTTTACAAGGTATTGAGGCAGGTAATGTTTCTATGCCGATTAAAAATTCGCTTATCAACGGTGCACAAAGCTTATTTGGTGTAAAAACAAAATTGCAATTTGGTAAAACAAGTGTTACAGCAGTTTTTTCGCAGCAAAACTCAGAAAGTAAAACAGTAGTTGCAGAAGCTGGTGCATCTATTCAAGAGTTTGAGTTAAGAACAACAGATTATGATAATGATCGTCACTTTTTCTTATCTCAATTTTTTATAGACAATTATGCCAATTCTTTAAAACAATATCCACTAGTAAGTAGCCAAGTAAACATCACCAGAATCGAAGTTTGGATTACCAATAGAAATGCAACCACAGAAGATTTTAGAAGTATTGTAGCACTTGCAGATATTGGAGAATTAAACAATCCTGGTTCTAATTATCAAAATTTAGTTGATGACAATAACACAGTACAACCTGTAACACCTGTTAGCGTTAATACAAATGGTAATGTATTTTTCTTACCTCAAAATGATGCCAATAATATTTACGACCCAACTGTTTTAGCGGGTATAAGAGATATTTCTGATGTAGACAATACCCTGCAAAGCCGTTTTCAAATGGAGCAAGGTACTGACTATTCCATTTTAGAAAATGCCCGAAAATTAACTACTAACGAATATATTTTAAATTCAAAATTAGGTTACATTTCTTTAAACAGACGTTTAAACGATGGTGAAGTTTTAGCAGTAGCTTATGAATATACAGTAGCTGGTTCTGTAAATGGCAGTACTAAAAAATCATTTAAAGTTGGTGAGTTTTCAAATGATGGTATACAAGCTCCACAAAATTTAGCTGTAAAATTATTACGTTCAGAAATTTTACAAACAGTTAGGCAAAATCCTACCACAAATGAGGCAGAAGCGTTTCCTACTTGGAGGTTAATGATGAAAAACATCTATGCCTTAGGTGCTTACCCACTTACGCAAGATGGTTTTCGTTTTGAAATTCAATATAGAGATGATGAAACAGGAATTGCCTCTAACATTTTACAAAATGCTAGCACACCAAACATACCTACCACTCCATTAATTCAAGTTTTAAACTTAGACCAATTAGACCAAAGCCAGTTTAGAACTCCAGATGGCTTTTTTGATTATGTAGAAGGTATTACTGTAAATTCACCTAATGGATACATTATTTTTCCAGAACCTGAACCTTTTGGTAATGACTTGGTTTTAGACCCTTCAGACCCAAATGATATTGGTTTAGATGAAACTTTAGATGCTCAATATCTTTTTAAAGAACTGTATTTAAACACCAAAATTAATATTCAAAATAACTTTCAAGCAAAAGACAAATACTTTTTAAAAGGATATTTCAAATCAGAAACTGCAGGTGGTATTCCTATTGGAGCGTTTAACGTACCTCAAGGATCTGTAACAGTTACTGCAGGTGGAAGACAATTGGTAGAAGGTGTAGATTTTGTGGTAGACTATTTACAAGGTCGTGTACAAATTATAGATCCAGGATTACAAGCAAGTGGAACACCAATTAGTGTTTCTACAGAAAATAATGCTGTATTTAATCAACAAAGAAAAACATTTATGGGTGTTGATGTAGAACATCAATTCTCAGAAAACTTTGTAGTAGGTGCAACTGTTTTAAATGTAATGGAAAGGCCACTTACACCTAAAATCAACTTTGGTTCTGAACCTATAGACAACACTATGTTTGGTCTAAATGTAGATTTCTCTACAGAAGTACCTTACTTTACAAAATTGGCAAATAAATTACCTTTTGTAGATACAGATGTACCTTCGAATTTATCTGTAAGAGCAGACATGGCTTATTTGTTACCAGGAACACCAAGTGGAATTGATGTAACTGGAGCTGCAACTTCGTATATAGATGATTTTGAAGCCTCACAAATACCAATTAGTTTACTATCTGCCTTAGATTGGTATGAAGCAAGTACACCAAGAAACCAATCTAATGATCGTTTTAATGGTGGTAATAGCGATTTATCTTACAATTATAAAAGAGCAAAATTGGCTTGGTACAGCATAGATCAAATCTTTTATGGTTTTGGAGAAACACCTCCAAGTATAGATGCAGACGAACTGTCTAGAGCTGAAACCAGGCAAATTAATTTTAATGAGTTGTTTCCAAATCAGCAGTTTGATATTACTCAGAATACACAAATAAGAACCTTAGATTTAGCGTATTTCCCAGAAGAAAGAGGTTCTTACAACTACAACCCAAATGCTACAATAGTTGGCGATAAAGCTGTATTACCAAGTCCTGAAACAAATTGGGGTGGAATTATGCGTCCTTTAAACACCAACAATTTTGATCAGGCCAATGTAGAGTATATTCAGTTTTGGGTAATGGATCCTTATCAAAATTACTCAATCACGCAAGAAGAAGGTTTACCTCAAGGCGTAAATCCAGATGATATCTCTAATCAAGTTGGAGATTTATACATCAACCTTGGTAATATCTCTGAAGATATCACCAAAGACAATCGTAAAATGTTCGAAAATGGGTTACCTGAAGATGGAGCTAAAGTTGATGGTGTAAACGTAAACAGAACAATTTGGGGAGATGTACCTAGAAATCCATCAATCATTTATGCTTTTAGTGAAGAAGACGCAGCAAGAACTAATCAAGATTTAGGTTTTGATGGTTTAACCAATGATGGTGAACGTAATTTGGCCAATGTAGATCCAAAATTTGCAGCGTTAACAGATCCTGCAGCAGATGATTTTCAGTTTTTTAGAGGATCGCAATTAGATGGTTTAAATGCATCTATCTTAAGAAGGTATAAAGACTTTAACAATACACAAGGTAACTCACCAACGTTAAATCAATCTCCAGAACCTTATCCAACGTCATCAACAACATATCCTGATGTAGAAGACATCAATAGGGATCAAACAATGAATACTGTAGAGAGCTATTTTGAATATCGAATTTCGATGAACAGAAACGATTTGCAGAAAGGAACCAATTTTATTGTTGATGAAAAAACCACAACTGTAACCTTAGAAAATGGGAATACTCAAGATACAAAATGGTATCAATTTAGAGTACCTGTAAGAAATGGAACGCCTGTAAATGGTATTACCGATTTTAACAGCATACGTTTTGTTAGAATGTTCTTAACCAACTTTAAAATGCCAGTTGTAATTCGTTTTGGAGAATTAGATTTGGTAAGAGGAGATTATAGAAGATACACTAGAACTATAGACCCTGCAATAGATCCTGATAGAGAATTAACACAAGCAGAACTAGAAGGTTTTGAAGTTGGGGTAGTAAGTATAGAACAAAATAATGGTAGCTACATTCAGCCACCAGGAATTGAGCGTGAGCGTTTACAAGGAAGTACAACTGTACAATTACAAAATGAGCAATCTGTAACTTTAAAAGTAACCAACTTAGAACCAAATAAAACCAGAGCCATTTATAAAAACTTAAGTGTAGATTTAAGACGTTTTAAGAATCTAAAAATGTTTATGCATTTAGAAGGTGATGATGGTTTTGCAGGTGTAATTCGTTTAGGAACAGATTTGAACGATAACTATTATGAGGTGCAATTGCCTTTAACAGTAAGTTCAGGAGGAAATAGCCAATTAGATATTTGGCCAGAAATTAATAACCTAGATGCACTTCTAGAAACTTTTGGTAAAGTAAAATTAGAAAGAGATGCAATAGGCGCTCCAATAAACGAATTGTATACCTCAATTGAGCAAAGTTCTAATGTACCTTATACATTAAGCGTAAAAGGTAACCCTACTTTGGCTCAAATTAGAACAGTAGTTTTAGGATTAAAAAATACAAGTAACGTAAATAGAACTGGTGAGGTTTGGTTTAACGAATTAAGAGCTGCTGGTTTTGATAATGATGCTGGTTGGGCAGCCGTTTTAAATGCTGATGCAAATTTTGCAGATGTTGCTAACGTTTCTTTATCTGGTAGTATGCAAACCATAGGTTTTGGTAATGTAGAAGATAGAGTAAACCAAAGATCTTTAGATGAAACAAAACAATATGATGTTTCTACCACAATTAATTTAGGTAAAGTAATTACACCTAAAGATTGGGGAATTCAAGTACCTATGTCTTATAGTATTGGAGAAAAATTTATAGACCCTAAATTTGATCCTCAATACCAAGATGTACTGCTAGAAGATGCCATAGATCAAAATCCTAATAGTGAATTCTCTAGAGATTATACCAAAAGAACCAGCATTAGTTTTGTAAATGTAAAGAAGAATAGAAACCCAAATTCAAGTAAAAAACCAAGATTTTACGATATAGAAAACATTGCAGTTTCTTACGCACACAACAAAGAGTTTCATAGAGATTATAATATAGAAAAATACATTAACGAAAATGTTACAGCATCTGCTGCCTACAACTACAATTTTAATAGCAAACCAATAGAATTATTTAAAAATTCAGAGAAATTTAAAAGTAAGTATTGGCGATTTATAAAGGATTTAAACATAAATCCTGTACCAAGTTTATTGGCAATCAATTCTAGAATTAACAGAAGTTATAATGAGCAGCAATCTCGTAATTTAGTACCAGGTTTATCTCCTCAACCAGAATTAATTCAAAGAAGATTTTTATTTGATTGGGATTATACTGTAGGTTTCGATTTAACAAAATCGCTTCAGCTAAATTTTAATGCTACCAATAACTACATATATGATGCTTTTGGAAGTGGAGAAGAATTGCAAATTTTTGATAACTTCTTCAATACAGGTAGAGCAAATCAATATCATCAAAAGTTAAATGCAACTTACCAATTGCCATTAGATAAATTTCCTTTCTTAAAATTCATTAAGGCAGATTATGCATATACTGCAGATTTTGATTGGCAAGTACAATCTCAAGATGAATCTATTGCAGAGCAAATTGGTAATGTAATTCAGAATGCAAATACACACAATTTAAATACTACTTTCTCTTTTGATAAGATTTACAAAAGTGTTGGCTTCGAAAAATTACTCTTAACGAAACAACAAAGAAAATTAGCTAAAGAGAATAAAAATGCTAGAATTCAACCTAAAAAGAATTTACCAACAGGAAAGAAAATTTTAAAACTTTCTTGGGATGTTTTAACATCGGTTAAACAAGCAAAAATTAGCTATTCAGAAAATAATGGGCAATACTTACAAGGGTATGATGAAGGTATTGGTTTCTTAGGAGGTGCACCAACTTCATTTGCTTTTGGTAGTCAAGTAGATATTAGAAACAAAGCATTAACCAATGGTTGGTTAGTTTCTCCAAGAGCTTTGGTAGATGACCCTAACACACCAATAGATGAAAGCGCCTTCTACAACAAAACTTATAGCAGAACACATTATAACAAATTAGATTACACCTTTACTTTAAAACCAATAAAGGATTTAAATATAGATGTTAGAGGTAATAAAATTAAAACAACAGACTTGTCACAGCAATTAGATATTATTGCAGATGGTACAGAAAACGGAACAATTGATTTTGGCATTGATGCTTTCGAAACTGGTAACTTTAGTACAAGTCATTCTATGTTCGGAACCGCATTTACAGATGGTGATGCACTTTTTCAAAGAATGAAAGATTACAGAACAACTGTAGCTAACAGGTTTGCAAGTGAAAACCCAAGTGCAGATCCTGCTGGATTTGGAGAGAATAGTCAGCAAGTATTATTACCAGCTTTTATAGCAGCTTATTCTGGCAAAGACCCTAATACAGTAAAAACAGGTTTGTTTAGAAATATTCCTATACCTAACTGGACTTTACGTTACAATGGATTAATGAAGTTAAAATGGTTCAAGAAAAACTTTTCTACGTTTATCATATCTCATGGATATAGATCATCATATACCATTTCTAGTTTTACTAACAATTTACAATATGATGAAGCAACAAAATTCACCACAGTAAATGCAGCTGGTAATTATGAGGCTCCTAAATTAGTAGCAGCTGCTACTTTAGTAGATGAGTTTTCACCTTTAATTAAGGTAGATATGAAAATGAAAAACTCTTTTTCTTTAAGAGGAGAAGTAAAAAGAGATAGAACTTTAACCATGAACTTTAACAATAGTACTTTAACAGATATTGCAGGTACAGAATATATTTTCGGTCTAGGTTATGTATTTAAAGATGTTAAAATGAATACTCGTTTTACCGGCAAAAAAACAACCTTAAAAGGCGATATTAATTTAAGAGCAGATGTGTCTTTAAGAGATAATTTAACACAAATTAGATATATAGATGAAGATAATAACCAAATTAGTGGTGGTCAACGATTATTTTCTATTAAATTTGTGGCAGATTATAGGTTAAGTAGTAGTTTAACAGCATCATTTTATTACAATCATCAAACATCGAAATATGCCATTTCTACCACTTTTCCAAGACAAGCAATTAATGGTGGTATTAATATCATATACAACTTAGGAGGAAATTAAAACTTAAATAAATATATTATACAATGAATATTCCAGCTACTTTAAAATACACAAAAGATCACGAGTGGGTTAAAATTGAAGGCAATATTGCAACAGTAGGAATTACAGATTTTGCACAAGGCGAATTAGGAGACATCGTTTATGTAGATGTAGATACTTTAGATGATACTGTAGAAGAAGGTGAAGTGTTTGGTTCTGTAGAAGCAGTAAAAACAGTTTCTGATTTATTTATGCCTTTGTCAGGTGAAGTTATTGAATTCAATGACGAGTTAGAAGACGATCCAGAATTGGTAAATTCAGATCCTTATGAAAAAGGATGGATGATAAAATTAGAAATTTCTGATGAAGCTCAGATTCAAGACTTACTAGATGCTGAAGCGTATAAAAGTCTTATTGCTGGATAATTTTATTTTTATAGCCATAACTTTTACAATAACAATTGTAGGGTTAAGCTTATTTAAATTACCAAGTACAGATATAGGTGTTAAGAATGTAGATAAAATTTATCATCTTATCGCCTATTTTAGTTTAGCTTTTGCTTGGTTGGTTAGTTTTTACCAACAAAAAAGCAAAAAAATGCTAATAGTTTTAGCTTGTGTGGTATTTGGCATAATAATTGAAGTATTACAAAGTGTCTTAACAAATTACAGAACAGGCGATTACCTAGATGTTTTTGCAAACACTTTAGGTGTTTTATTAGCTTTACTCTTTTTTAATGCTATTTTTAAAAAAAAGCAGATTAATTAATAGTAGAATTGTAAATAAAACAATTTTTTATTTAAATTAGCAATCTATTAAAAACTCTTTATAATGCAAATTAAGAAAAATCCAAAATCGAATTTAGAAAATTTTAGTAAGATTTTCATGCAGATAGGGCTTGTATTAGCTTTATTTGTTACATATGTTGCAATCGAACAAAAGACTTACGACAAGACTTATGGTGATTTAGCTGTAGTAAGTATGGATGCTGAAATGGAAGAAGAAGTTCCAATTACAGAAAGAATAGAACCAGTAAAACCTAAAACTCCACCACCACCAACTCCAGAAAAAATTGAAGTTGTTGAAGATGAAAAGGAAATAGAAGAAACTGTAATAGAATCTACAGAAACTGATGAAACAGAAGCTGTAGAAGTAGAAGAAATTGTAGAGGTTGAAGAAGCTGAAGAAGTTGTAGAAGATGTAAGTTTCATGATTATTGAAGATGTACCAGTTTTTCCTGGGTGTAAAGGAAATAAAGCTGAGTTAAAAGCATGTTTCAGTAAAATGGTACAAAAACATTTCTCTAGAAAATTTGATGCAGAGTTACCAAATGAATTAGGTTTATCACCGGGAAAAAAGAGAGTTTTTATTGGATTTAAAATTGATAAACAAGGTAACATTGTTAATATTCAAGCAAGAGGTCCTCACCCAAAAATCGAAAGTGAAGTTATTAGTGTAATGAATAAATTACCAAAAATGACTCCTGGAAGACAAAGAGGTAAACCAGTAGGTGTAAAATATAGTATTCCTTTCTCTCTTATTGTAGAGTAATTAAAATCTTATATCAGTATAATAAAAACGTTTAGAATTTTTCTAGACGTTTTTTTTGCTTTACATTGAAATGCAAATTCAGTTTTAAAAGCTTAAGAACTAATACAAAATCAATATGAAAATAATATCTACAAATATTGGTAAGCCAACCGAATTTATTTGGAATGGTAAAAAAGAAACTACTGGAATATTTAAAACACCAACTACAGAACCAATTTATTTAACCAAAAATGATGTATTAAAAGATGAAGTTTCTAATCGATTAAATCATGGGGGTTACTATAAAGCTTGTTATATATTTTCTGCAGATCATTATCCTTATTGGAAAGAATTATATCCTAATTTAGATTGGACCTGGGGTATGTTTGGAGAAAATTTAACCCTTACCAATTTTAATGAAAAAGAGGTTTATTTGGGTGATGTTTTTAAGGTTGGTGAAGCTATTGTACA contains the following coding sequences:
- the ruvA gene encoding Holliday junction branch migration protein RuvA; this encodes MITQVRGRLVEKSPTEVVIDCNGVGYLLHISLNTFSGLPEDENVVLYTHLSIRDDAHTLFGFINKTEREVFKLLISVSGVGPSIARTMCSSMTSDEIQQAIASENVAVIQSVKGIGAKTAQRVIVDLKDKILKTFNIDEVSVSASNTNKDEALSALEVLGFNRKQSDKVVNTVLKANPDASVENIIKLALKNL
- the sprA gene encoding cell surface protein SprA, with translation MTRVLKHIILLVLFTFTVSFSLQAQTKTTKDSLAVKKDTLNLKYDFKYTQKGGLFLDDLAKKEVIFDKELNKYVILEKIGDYYTKTPIYLTQREYQEYRLKRDMLQYFKDKVSATNSKKKGSAAAQKDLLPSYYVNSKFFETVFGGNKIEFTPTGNLNLKLGFIYQNTENPQISEENRSSFTFDFDQQINASIRAKVGERLEFTANYDTQASFDFQNLVKVDYTPTEDDILQGIEAGNVSMPIKNSLINGAQSLFGVKTKLQFGKTSVTAVFSQQNSESKTVVAEAGASIQEFELRTTDYDNDRHFFLSQFFIDNYANSLKQYPLVSSQVNITRIEVWITNRNATTEDFRSIVALADIGELNNPGSNYQNLVDDNNTVQPVTPVSVNTNGNVFFLPQNDANNIYDPTVLAGIRDISDVDNTLQSRFQMEQGTDYSILENARKLTTNEYILNSKLGYISLNRRLNDGEVLAVAYEYTVAGSVNGSTKKSFKVGEFSNDGIQAPQNLAVKLLRSEILQTVRQNPTTNEAEAFPTWRLMMKNIYALGAYPLTQDGFRFEIQYRDDETGIASNILQNASTPNIPTTPLIQVLNLDQLDQSQFRTPDGFFDYVEGITVNSPNGYIIFPEPEPFGNDLVLDPSDPNDIGLDETLDAQYLFKELYLNTKINIQNNFQAKDKYFLKGYFKSETAGGIPIGAFNVPQGSVTVTAGGRQLVEGVDFVVDYLQGRVQIIDPGLQASGTPISVSTENNAVFNQQRKTFMGVDVEHQFSENFVVGATVLNVMERPLTPKINFGSEPIDNTMFGLNVDFSTEVPYFTKLANKLPFVDTDVPSNLSVRADMAYLLPGTPSGIDVTGAATSYIDDFEASQIPISLLSALDWYEASTPRNQSNDRFNGGNSDLSYNYKRAKLAWYSIDQIFYGFGETPPSIDADELSRAETRQINFNELFPNQQFDITQNTQIRTLDLAYFPEERGSYNYNPNATIVGDKAVLPSPETNWGGIMRPLNTNNFDQANVEYIQFWVMDPYQNYSITQEEGLPQGVNPDDISNQVGDLYINLGNISEDITKDNRKMFENGLPEDGAKVDGVNVNRTIWGDVPRNPSIIYAFSEEDAARTNQDLGFDGLTNDGERNLANVDPKFAALTDPAADDFQFFRGSQLDGLNASILRRYKDFNNTQGNSPTLNQSPEPYPTSSTTYPDVEDINRDQTMNTVESYFEYRISMNRNDLQKGTNFIVDEKTTTVTLENGNTQDTKWYQFRVPVRNGTPVNGITDFNSIRFVRMFLTNFKMPVVIRFGELDLVRGDYRRYTRTIDPAIDPDRELTQAELEGFEVGVVSIEQNNGSYIQPPGIERERLQGSTTVQLQNEQSVTLKVTNLEPNKTRAIYKNLSVDLRRFKNLKMFMHLEGDDGFAGVIRLGTDLNDNYYEVQLPLTVSSGGNSQLDIWPEINNLDALLETFGKVKLERDAIGAPINELYTSIEQSSNVPYTLSVKGNPTLAQIRTVVLGLKNTSNVNRTGEVWFNELRAAGFDNDAGWAAVLNADANFADVANVSLSGSMQTIGFGNVEDRVNQRSLDETKQYDVSTTINLGKVITPKDWGIQVPMSYSIGEKFIDPKFDPQYQDVLLEDAIDQNPNSEFSRDYTKRTSISFVNVKKNRNPNSSKKPRFYDIENIAVSYAHNKEFHRDYNIEKYINENVTASAAYNYNFNSKPIELFKNSEKFKSKYWRFIKDLNINPVPSLLAINSRINRSYNEQQSRNLVPGLSPQPELIQRRFLFDWDYTVGFDLTKSLQLNFNATNNYIYDAFGSGEELQIFDNFFNTGRANQYHQKLNATYQLPLDKFPFLKFIKADYAYTADFDWQVQSQDESIAEQIGNVIQNANTHNLNTTFSFDKIYKSVGFEKLLLTKQQRKLAKENKNARIQPKKNLPTGKKILKLSWDVLTSVKQAKISYSENNGQYLQGYDEGIGFLGGAPTSFAFGSQVDIRNKALTNGWLVSPRALVDDPNTPIDESAFYNKTYSRTHYNKLDYTFTLKPIKDLNIDVRGNKIKTTDLSQQLDIIADGTENGTIDFGIDAFETGNFSTSHSMFGTAFTDGDALFQRMKDYRTTVANRFASENPSADPAGFGENSQQVLLPAFIAAYSGKDPNTVKTGLFRNIPIPNWTLRYNGLMKLKWFKKNFSTFIISHGYRSSYTISSFTNNLQYDEATKFTTVNAAGNYEAPKLVAAATLVDEFSPLIKVDMKMKNSFSLRGEVKRDRTLTMNFNNSTLTDIAGTEYIFGLGYVFKDVKMNTRFTGKKTTLKGDINLRADVSLRDNLTQIRYIDEDNNQISGGQRLFSIKFVADYRLSSSLTASFYYNHQTSKYAISTTFPRQAINGGINIIYNLGGN
- the gcvH gene encoding glycine cleavage system protein GcvH codes for the protein MNIPATLKYTKDHEWVKIEGNIATVGITDFAQGELGDIVYVDVDTLDDTVEEGEVFGSVEAVKTVSDLFMPLSGEVIEFNDELEDDPELVNSDPYEKGWMIKLEISDEAQIQDLLDAEAYKSLIAG
- a CDS encoding VanZ family protein, with product MLKRIKVLLLDNFIFIAITFTITIVGLSLFKLPSTDIGVKNVDKIYHLIAYFSLAFAWLVSFYQQKSKKMLIVLACVVFGIIIEVLQSVLTNYRTGDYLDVFANTLGVLLALLFFNAIFKKKQIN
- a CDS encoding energy transducer TonB, whose amino-acid sequence is MQIKKNPKSNLENFSKIFMQIGLVLALFVTYVAIEQKTYDKTYGDLAVVSMDAEMEEEVPITERIEPVKPKTPPPPTPEKIEVVEDEKEIEETVIESTETDETEAVEVEEIVEVEEAEEVVEDVSFMIIEDVPVFPGCKGNKAELKACFSKMVQKHFSRKFDAELPNELGLSPGKKRVFIGFKIDKQGNIVNIQARGPHPKIESEVISVMNKLPKMTPGRQRGKPVGVKYSIPFSLIVE
- a CDS encoding MOSC domain-containing protein; this translates as MKIISTNIGKPTEFIWNGKKETTGIFKTPTTEPIYLTKNDVLKDEVSNRLNHGGYYKACYIFSADHYPYWKELYPNLDWTWGMFGENLTLTNFNEKEVYLGDVFKVGEAIVQVSQYREPCYKFGYKFGTQNVLKQFIQYGFGGTYLSILKEGFVKVNDEFELIERSEKRVSVYDLFKLVFDKDKNQELLKIAAESTAIPAKKRMMLSKFLKE